Below is a window of Candidatus Acetothermia bacterium DNA.
GCCCTCGATGGAGGTCGTGCAAGGCCGGAGCTGCGGAATCCAGGCTCACTGTAATCTGGTCGCAACACCGAGCAAGCTTTTCCGCGACGCAGCCCAGGAGGAGGCCGTTCGTGAGGAGGATCGTGCGGAATCCAAGGTCGTGGGCGGCTTCCGCTACCTCGCATGCGTGGGGATGAAGGAGGGGCTCTCCACCGGTGAGGAGTACGGCATCGATGCCCAGCTCCTTGGCCTGATGAAGCGCCTGCATGGCAAGGGCCAGGGGCAAATCCCCTCCCCAGCTTTCCCGCTTTCGCAGTGCCTGGTTGTAGCAATAAGTACAGCTCAGGTTGCAACGAGCAGTGAGATGGAGGTAGAGGGAGCCGGGCTTCGGTTTGGTTGGGCAAACCGCTGGGGAGGAACGGCCCTTTTCTGGTTCTTCCACCCCCTCTTTTTGCAAGGACTCAAGGAAGCGCCGCACTTCTGAAGCGACTTCGGCC
It encodes the following:
- a CDS encoding radical SAM protein produces the protein MTEFKDTIETSMEIATKTGFPLAEVASEVRRFLESLQKEGVEEPEKGRSSPAVCPTKPKPGSLYLHLTARCNLSCTYCYNQALRKRESWGGDLPLALAMQALHQAKELGIDAVLLTGGEPLLHPHACEVAEAAHDLGFRTILLTNGLLLGCVAEKLARCCDQITVSLDSAAPALHDLHRGPGTHKRAAEAVRRLKAAGVKEAVVSGVITRHNQHERYQDFEGCATRIGADRAVREVYVLQGDQRDVLLAPSFDTFLRDLEEALEKASCRGSIPGVEWTPSGGIG